Proteins from a single region of Pongo pygmaeus isolate AG05252 chromosome 3, NHGRI_mPonPyg2-v2.0_pri, whole genome shotgun sequence:
- the LOC129035082 gene encoding small ribosomal subunit protein eS1-like — protein MAVGKNKHLTKGGKKGAKKKVVDPFSKKDWYDVKALAMFNIRNIGKTLATRTQGTKIASDGLRGRVFEVSLADLQNGEVAFRKFKLITEDVQDKNCLTNFYGMDLTRDKMCSMVKKWQTMIEAHVDVKTTDGYLLRLFCVGFTKKRNDQIRKTSYAQHQQVCQIRKKMMEIMTREVQTNDLKEVVNKLIPDSTGKDIEKACQSIYPLHDVFVRNVKMLKKPKFELGKLMELHGEGSSSGKATGYETGAKVERADGYEPPVQESV, from the coding sequence ATGGCGGTTGGCAAGAACAAGCACCTTACGAAAGGCGGCAAAAAGGGAGCCAAGAAGAAAGTGGTTGATCCATTTTCTAAGAAAGATTGGTATGATGTGAAAGCACTCGCTATGTTCAATATAAGAAATATTGGAAAGACGCTCGCCACCAGGACCCAAGGAACCAAAATTGCATCTGATGGTCTCAGGGGTCGTGTATTTGAAGTGAGTCTTGCTGATTTGCAGAATGGTGAAGTTGCATTTAGAAAATTCAAGCTGATTACTGAAGATGTTCAGGATAAAAACTGCCTGACTAACTTCTATGGCATGGATCTTACCCGTGACAAAATGTGTTCCATGGTCAAAAAATGGCAGACAATGATTGAAGCTCATGTTGATGTCAAGACTACCGATGGTTATTTGCTTCGTCTGTTCTGTGTTGGTTTTACTAAAAAACGCAACGATCAGATACGGAAGACCTCTTATGCTCAGCACCAACAGGTCTGCCAAATCCGGAAGAAGATGATGGAAATCATGACCCGAGAGGTGCAGACCAATGACTTGAAAGAAGTGGTCAATAAATTGATTCCAGACAGCACTGGAAAAGACATAGAAAAGGCTTGCCAATCTATTTATCCTCTCCATGATGTCTTCGTTAGGAATGTAAAAATGCTGAAGAAGCCCAAGTTTGAATTGGGAAAGCTCATGGAGCTTCATGGTGAAGGCAGTAGTTCTGGAAAAGCCACTGGGTACGAGACAGGTGCTAAAGTTGAACGAGCTGATGGATATGAACCACCAGTCCAAGAATCTGTTTAA